The genomic interval AATAGTGGATAGCTAAGAAGTTTCAGTGCTCTACCCGTTTTGTAAGTCCGAAGTCCTTCGATAGATATGCGTATCGCAATGCGTGGACGAGGCGACTTTTATAGTTCAGATATTTTCAGCTGGTGCTTATGTATAAGCTACACTAGTGAGGCGTTGCCTATTTAAATAATCCAGACCACTCTAGAGGACATAATAGCTTGATCTATCCCTTCTGAAAGGTTGTAAACCGAGGCAGTTGTAATTCAAAGCATATCCTACTCCATCTCACTATCACCATGGCCAAACCCGCCCAACATTATAAGGTCATGATTGCTGAAGGAGGAATTGCTGGAGTCACTCTCACGCTGATATTTGAGAAACTCGGCATCAGCTATTTCCTCCTCGAGAGTCGCGATACTCTCGAGTCTAACAGAGGCGCTAGTATTGGCCTGTAGCCAAATGGACTTCGCATCCTAGATCAACTCGGTCTTCTGGAGGACATTGAGGAGGCTACTATACCACCTGAGAAGTGATTCTCTTATGATAGCAAGGGCAACCTGATGAATGATTCTAACGCTATGGGCCAACATCGTGAAACGTTGGTATAATTGAATTCTGTTTATCTTGATTGTTAGCTAATAGGGTATAAATTAGGATCGGATATCCTATTGCCTTTGTTGAGTGTTGCAAGTTGTTACCTATTATAGTACGTCACATTTAGCGCACAGAATGTGTCAGAACTTCAGCACGCGTTGCTTCAATCGAGGAGAGTGACGATTATGTCACAGTCACAACAATCGACGGCCTGTCTCTTACAGCAGACATTGTTGTTGGTGCCGATGGCGTGCGAAGCACTGTCCGCATACAAATTGACTCAAATATTCCTGAAGAATTGACTGCAGATGACTGTGAGTTATGTGTCAAGCTGATCATCGTGAACTTCCACTAACTTATGACCAGACATTAGTGTTGCCTGCTCCACAGTCTATGGCATGTCAGCGCCCACCGAAGGCATCGCCTAGGGTGAGCGCTTTGCCGTTTACCGAGAGAACCAAACAGTCATCGGCTTCACAGGTAAAGATGGGATTGTATTCTGGCTCGTCTTTGAGAACCTCGGCCAGAACGTCCCATTTTCTCAGGTCCCACGATACACCGAAGCTGAGGCCGAGGCTCTCTGCCAAAGCGTTGCCTATATACAGGTCACTCCAAAGCTCAAGTTTGGAGGGATTTACAAGAACCGCGTTGTTGCTGTTAAGACTGGCGTTGAGGAAGGCGTCGCGAAAGGATGGCATACTGATCGCGCTATTATTGTTGGCGATGCAGCTTGTAAGGCTTTATCAGCTGGTGGACAAGGCGCCAGCCAAGTTATAGAGTTATGCGCTGTCTTCGTTAACAGTTTCATGAAAGCGAGAAAGGCTTGCTATCCTGGCGAGAAGCTGTCTAGCCAGGCAGTCAAGTCTATACTCGTAAGCTATGCTTAAGAGTGTGCACAGCCAGCTATTATAGCCTTAGAGAGATTTCAAATGGTTGGCAAGGCGCCTTTGTGCACTCTAGGATCTGTAATTACTTTTGTTAAGGATATGTTAAAGCTTAGTAACGAAGACTGGATTTTGCGTGTGTTTATGGCGCTTTCTGCTGCGCTGTATTTGGAGGATGTTGAGCTTACAGCTAGAGGACATTTTTACAATAAGGCTGTTAAGGAAGCGCAGGCAGAGATGGCGAGATGTCAGAAGGTAGCGAAGGAGGTCAAGGAGacggaagagaaggagagtaAGAAGGCTGTGAGTATTCAAGAGTCTAATCAGCGGAATAAGTTTGCGAGTCTTCGAAACCCAGTTCAGGTAGCGACTAGAGCCGTTGAGGTTGGCTCTTAGAATAACCTTCCATCAGAACTATTCGATATCAATCTAAGCCATCTGCTACTGATTGCATTCTCCACTCGCTTCACGCAGCTCAACCATGATGCTTAACTAAGAGAGATATTCAACTCGTTCTGACTTGCACAGCCGGTTAAGTTACCTGCTCCCTCATAAAGCTCTAACTGGAGTGTTTAACATAACCGCCCAATTCAGTCATAAGATTATGTTTCATAATACATACCTAGATCAAGTTCAACTATTCGACGTAGAATTATAGAATACTAGATTGCTATAGTAATGAAGTCAATGGGAGTCTATGCAAATGCCGAGTTTCGAGTGACCACCCAGGTAAGAAAAGGTATAACAAGCAAACATTCATCACATTGTTCAATccattacctaggtagatattCTGCTTGTTCCTATGGAAAACCCCTCTGgcatgaaatatcaaaatgactTCCCTCTTACAGTTGAATTGTAACAAACGAATACGTCTACACTAAAAAGTTCCTATAAGTTCCTATAAGTTCCCAAAAGTTCAAGAAGAGTTCACAAAAGCCTTATTCACACACCTAGTAAAAGAATTTCCTTTAATAACCCTTTCAACTATCCAAATAAAGCACTCCCATCCCACCACACCACTCGAACGACTAAGCAAACCaaaacaacaaattcaaatccagaACCTACAACCCACATCCTCGAGCATCTTAGTGTCTCGGCGTCCTAAGTGGGATTAGCTCCCACAAATCCAATTTTGAGAAACTAGATAGTGCTTCTTATTTTGCTTTgtgattcttttcttcgtttttgtttcttgcaactgcaactgcaactccaacttcaacttctttgACTTTGACGCAACGATCTTCCAATAAATTGACTTGGGTTTTGGTTGCCAACAACataatgatattttttcCCCCTTGGATTGGAATCAATaggttcttcttcttctttaagGATTGTaagttctctttctctatttCTCCGTGCCTTTCAACTTATCCTTCGTACCTTAAGTCGCCGTCAACTTCAACTACAACTCTAACTCCCAAGTTCGAGACTTGGATCTGCGTTACAGGTGATTAAACTCACTTGTGTCACTGCGCCGATAGGCTGCACTTTTAATTCTTCATTCGCAGTTCTctttaattgatattcatgATACGATACTGACGACGCGATGATTAAATAGGAATGAGCTTCTTATCCAGTTACTTCCTGGCAAAGAAACGATGAGCTGATTGCTGGATCTGCAAGATCCGAGGATTGCTGTTGGTGTCTTGATGTGGGTGAGTTGTTCATCAAGGATCTGTGAACTTTCTTGTCTAATTTTGAAGTTGCTGCTAGATCAAACTTCGAACTTTTGAACTTTTGAGCACCGATCCTGCCAAAGGCGACGACGCAGAATTACTCTGGCTTTCGCCATTTGACAccatttccttcaatttATCTGCCGATGATAGCACACATCAGGTGAAGAAGTAAGTAATAACTACCTCTGTTGTCTTTGGGCTTCGCTAACCAAAACCCAGGCGTCGCCATGATGTGTGCCACACACAGGCAGAGCTGTAAGTCAACACAAGCTCGTGACTACAAATTCTCATCGTCTTCAAGCTTTCTCTGACACCATTTCAACAAGATCGAAACTTTGAGTTTTGGCAGAAGCACACCGAGAACCTATAATGATAGATATTCATACGTTCAGGATCCAGCAGTACGTAAATAATTCTAACAAGTACCTCTCATTACTAAAAATAGAATCAGTACTGCGAGGGAAGTTCGATCAATGTAGTATCTCCATGGAGCTACTCCTTTGCTTTCCTGTTTGGCAGAGAAATTGCCGGTTTGGACGGCATAGCCGAATGATTCCGGAGATGGAACGATGGAGGTCGAAATGAACTCGGCACTCCATACCCTTGCCAAGGTAAGCGTTGGTGTTCCCCGTGCTGATGAATCTTTCTCATTGACGCACACTGATTCCTACATGTGTCCTCAGGATCAACACAGCATTGATTCACGGCATCAATCGCTTTCAGGTCGGCAAACAAAATGTACTGCTAATCACCTTCATATTCACCCGGTGCGGTGCGGTGCTGCTTCTGATACTAATAAAGAGGCAAGGCCGGGTGGGTGAATGATTGAAAGGAGTTAGATGGAAGTCTCTTCATGGTATGTGCTtgaatctttattttattttattgtagGCACTCGctaaattttttataaggGTTAGGTATTGAACAATACTGAACAACACATTCAAGAGAAAC from Botrytis cinerea B05.10 chromosome 9, complete sequence carries:
- the Bcbik2 gene encoding Bcbik2, whose product is MTTLVLPAPQSMACQRPPKASPRVSALPFTERTKQSSASQVKMGLYSGSSLRTSARTSHFLRSHDTPKLRPRLSAKALPIYRSLQSSSLEGFTRTALLLLRLALRKASRKDGILIALLLLAMQLVRLYQLVDKAPAKL